TCACCGTGCCGCCGCCGCCCGAACTCACCACCCTCCCGACATTCGCATTGCTCAGGTCGCCCTGCAGGCTCTCCTCCGGCACGGCCTCGCCGATCAGAATCAGTCGACCGCTCTCCCGCCGGAAAAACTTAGCAATCCCCTCATCCGCAGTGATGACCCAGAGACGCGGCGGCTTTTGCCCGCGCAGGAGCGTCGCCTCCGCCTCGGCGGCGCTGAATCCTTGCTCAAAAAGCGGTCCTGTGAGTTTCATGATCGGTCCTTTCATGTAAATAAATCGGAAAGACCCGACCACCAAAGCATAACGCGGCGTTCTCCGCATTGACCGGAGTCAAGGGCGGACATTTTTAACGATTTCGCTTACGGAAACCCCTACCCCTTTTAGCGTATTCACAAAGTTTGATTGAACAAATGCCCGATCAGCGCAGTAAACCCCATGGCCGCAGCGCCCCAGAACATGATGCGAAGGGACGGCTTAAGCACCGGCGCCCCGCCCGCCCGTGCGGCCAGAGAGCCCAGAAATCCCAGCAGAAGAAGACTCAGAAAGGAGCAGGCGGGAACAAAAATCGCTTCCGGCAAAAGGAAGATCGAAACAACAGGAAAAAGCGCCCCGCAGGAAAAAGCGGCGGCGGAGGCAATGGCCGCCTGTAGCGGCCGGGCGGTCGTAAGCTCGGAAATCCCAAGCTCCTCCCGTGCGTGAACGCCAAGCGCATCCTTCGCCATCATCTGCCGGGAAACCTCACGGGCCAGTTCAGGCTCAACGCCGCGCCCGATATAAATATCTGCCAGCTCCTGCAATTCAAAATCCGGTGTTTCGGCAAGCTCCTTGCGCTCGCGCTCCAGATCGGCATTCTCCAGATCGGATTGCGAACACACGGAAACATACTCGCCCGCCGCCATGGACATCGCCCCGGCCACAAGACCGGCCACCCCTGCCACCCAGATTTCAGAAGGGTTCGCCGCCGCCGCCGCAACGCCGATCACCAGGCTGGAGACCGAGATGATCCCGTCATTGGCCCCAAGCACAGCGGCACGCAGCCACCCGGTGCGGCTCACATAGTGGCGTTCCTCATGCTTGTAGACCAGCCGTTCTTTGAATGAAAACATGGGCGTGCGCTTTATCCTTTCGTGACCGTGAAGCAGTATAGATCAAAAGACATCAGGGATCAGAAGTAAGTTCCTTCTCGATCGCCTCAATCATCACCGAGGAAGTAGGTACAGTCGCCGTCGAAAACCATCCGGCGAAATGCCCGTCCCGCCCGATCAGGTATTTGTGGAAATTCCATTGCGGGTGGCCCCAGAAACCGGCCTGTTCCCCCGCCCAGACATAAAACGGATGCGCCTCGGAGCCGGAAACTTTTGTAATCGAGGTCAGCGGGAAGGTGATCGTGTACTCCTGTTC
The sequence above is drawn from the Alphaproteobacteria bacterium genome and encodes:
- a CDS encoding VIT family protein, whose product is MFSFKERLVYKHEERHYVSRTGWLRAAVLGANDGIISVSSLVIGVAAAAANPSEIWVAGVAGLVAGAMSMAAGEYVSVCSQSDLENADLERERKELAETPDFELQELADIYIGRGVEPELAREVSRQMMAKDALGVHAREELGISELTTARPLQAAIASAAAFSCGALFPVVSIFLLPEAIFVPACSFLSLLLLGFLGSLAARAGGAPVLKPSLRIMFWGAAAMGFTALIGHLFNQTL